The following nucleotide sequence is from Kineobactrum salinum.
CTGCATTTCCTGGTGACCGTACAGAACGGCGCCCAGCATCTGGTCTTCCGACAGCTCCTGTGCCTCGGACTCCACCATCAGCACGGCATCGGCAGTGCCTGCAACCACCATGTTCAGTTTGCTGCCGGCAAGCTGCTCGTAGGTCGGGTTGAGGATATAACCATTGTGCTCGTCAAAGCCGACCCGCGCACCACCGATAGGCCCGTTGAAGGGGCAACCGGAAATGGCCAGCGCCGCCGAGGTGCCGATCATCGCCGGAATGTCCGGATCGATATGCTTGTCGGCCGACATGACCGTACAGATCACCTGTACTTCGTTCATGAAACCGTTCGGAAACAGAGGCCGGATGGGACGGTCGATCAGGCGCGAGGTCAGGGTTTCCTTTTCACTGGGCCGGCCCTCGCGCTTGAAGAAGCCGCCGGGGATCTTGCCCACGGAGTAGGTCTTTTCCTGGTAATGTACGCCCAGCGGGAAAAAAGGCATTCCCTCCTTGGCAGTTTTCTCGGCCACTACTGTCACCAGGACCGCGGTATTTTCAACGGTTACCAGAACCGCGCCCGTTGCCTGCCTGGCAATGCGTCCCGTTTCCAGCGTGACTGTGTGGCCACCGTACTGAAATGTTTTTGTTACTGGATTCACAATCTTTCTCCAATGCTATATATGACTACCGGGGCCATTGGCCCCGGTGAGTAGTACCGCTTATCGACGCAGACCCAGCCGCTTGATCAGATCAGCATAGCGCGCCATATTCTTGCGCTTGAGGTAGTCCAGCAGCTTGCGGCGCTGGTTAACCATGCGGATCAGGCCGCGACGGGAGTGGTGATCATGCTTGTGGGCCTGGAAGTGGTCCTGCAGTTGGATGATATTCGCTGTCAGCAACGCAACCTGTACTTCCGGAGAGCCGGTGTCACCTTCGCTCGTCTGGTACTCTTTGACGATCTCTGCTTTCTTTTCAGCTAGTAAAGCCATGTCGATTTCCTCGTAGTGAATCTGCCAGTACCACCCGCTGTCTGCCAGCCCGATGGTCATTCATGAAAGAGCCTGTCCGCGCAGATTTACAGACAGGTTCACGTCACCTCCCGGTGACTATCAGGCGACGCGGCGCAATCCGCCCATCGTCCAATATCTCGCCAACGCCCAGAAACTCGCCGGTTTCCAGTGCGACGCGCACCATACCACTATGGGGCGCATTTGGCACCAGTACCGGCTGGCCCTGGCGTATGTAGAAACCGCCGGATTCGCTCAGGCGCACCAGCGGCAAACCGCCCAGCGCCGCGTCCGCGGCCAACAGCAGGCTGTCCATCTGGGCGAGCTGTTCGTTGTTCTTCAGCGCCTCCAGCGTACCCATACTGACGCTGTCGGCCAGTGTGAACGGGCCGGCGCGGGTGCGCCGCAGCGCACTCACATGGGCGCCGCAAGCCAGCGCCTCGCCCAGGTCTTCCGCCACCGAGCGCACGTAGGTGCCCTTGCTGCACTCCATGCAGATATCCACCTCGGCCCGGGCGCCGGGCCGAAAAGCGCGCAGCTCCAGCCGGTGGATCGTGACCCGGCGGCGCTTGCGATCCACCTCCAGGCCCTTGCGCGCCAGCTTGTACAGCGGCTGGCCTTCATGCTTGATGGCCGAGTACATGGACGGCAGCTGTTCTATCTCGCCGCGGAAGGCCGCCAGCGCCGTCGCGACATCCGCCTCGCTGATGGCAGAGGCATCGCAGCTGGCCAGCACTTCGCCCTCGGCATCACCGGTACTGCGGGTCTCTCCCAGCACAAAGGTGCTGCTGTAGGCCTTGTCCGCGTCCAGCAAGTACTGGGAGAACTTGGTGGCCTCGCCAAAGCATAGCGGCAACACCCCGGTGGCCAGCGGATCCAGACTGCCGGTGTGACCTGCCTTGGCCGCCATATACAGCCACTTGGCGCGTTGCAGGGCCTGGTTGGAGCTCATTCCGACCGGCTTGTCCAAGACCAGGATACCGTCCAGCGGCCGCCCGCGGCGATTTCTGGCCACTAATTTTCCTCTCCGGACTCGTCATCACGCAAGCCCAGTTCCCGGTCCGCGGCAGCGGCGCGCCGGATCAGATCCTCCAGTTCCCGGCCGCGGCCCACGCTGCTGTCAAAATAAAATCGCAATTGGGGCACACTGCGCATATTGCTGTCCCGGGACAGCTGGCTGCGCAGAAAACCCGCCGCCTTGTTCAGCGCCTCACTGGCCTCTTTGGCCTCCTCTGCCGAGTCACTGCCCAGGCGGGTAAAGTAGACCCTGGCATAACCGAGGTCGCGACTCACATCGACACTGGTGATACTCACCATGCCCACTCGCGGGTCGCGAACCTCGTGCTGGATCAGGGCTGCGAGTTCGCGCTGCAGATAGTCGGCAACGCGCTGGGTACGACTGTATTCCTTCGCCATGATGAACCGCCTACAGGGAGCGGGCGAACTCCTTGACTTCGTAAACTTCGATCAGGTCACCCACCTTCACATCATTGTAGTTCTTGACGCCGATACCGCACTCCATGCCATTGCGCACTTCACTGGCTTCATCCTTGAAGCGGCGCAGGGATTCCAGTTCACCCTGGTAGATCACCACGTTGTCGCGCAACACCCGGATCGGGCGCGAACGGTAGACCGTTCCTTCAATCACCATGCAACCGGCGATCAGACCGAACTTGGGCGAACGGAACACGTCGCGCACTTCCGCGATACCGAGGATCTCTTCGCGCATCTCCGGTGCCAGCATCCCGGTCAGGGCCTGCTTCACATCATCGATCACGTCGTAGATCACGTTGTAGTAACGCAGGTCCACACCCTCGTTCTCGACCAGGCGCCGGGCAGAGTTGTCGGCCCGCACATTGAAACCAAAGACCACCGCGCCGGAGGTTATCGCCAGACTCACGTCGGTTTCGGTAATGCCACCGACCCCGCCTGCAACGATGTTGACCTGCACTTCCTCGTTGCCCAGTTCCAGCAGGGAGCTCTGGATGGCCTCCAGCGAACCGCGCACATCGGCCTTGACGACGACATTGAGTGTTTTCTTCTCGCCCGCCGTCATGCTTTCGAACATGTTGTCCAGTTTCGCTGCCTGCTGCCGCTGCAGCTTGGAGTCGCGGGTCTTTTCCTGGCGGTACACAGCCACTTCCCGGGCCCGCTTCTCGTTCTCGACCACGGCGAACAGATCGCCGGCATCGGGAGTACCGTCCAGCCCCAGGATTTCCACCGGAATACTGGGGCCGGCTTCCGTTACCGGCTGGCCGTTTTCATCCAGCATGGCCCGCACGCGGCCGTACTGCAGGCCGGCCAGGACCACGTCGCCCTGGCGCAGGGTGCCGTTCTGGACCAGCAGCGAGGCCACTGAACCGCGGCCCTTGTCCAGCCGCGACTCCAGCACGATGCCCTGGGCCGGCACATCGCGCGGCGCCTGCAGTTCCAGCACTTCGGCCTGCAGCAGGATTGCGTCCAGCAACTCGTCGATACCGTCGCCAGTGTGGGCGGAAACCGGAATGAACTGGGTATCGCCGCCCCAGTCTTCCGGAATCACGTCCTTCGCAGCCAGTTCGCTCTTGACCCGGTCGGGATCGGCGCCCTCCTTGTCCATCTTGTTGATTGCCACAATCAGCGGCACCTTGGCGGCGCGGGCATGCACCACCGCCTCTTCGGTCTGCGGCATCACGCCGTCGTCGGCGGCCACCACCAGAATCACGATGTCGGTGCTCTTGGCACCGCGGGCCCGCATCGCGGTAAACGCCGCGTGGCCGGGGGTGTCCAGAAACGAGATCATGCCGTGGCCGGTCTCCACATGGTACGCGCCGATGTGCTGGGTAATACCGCCCGCCTCGCCCGAAGCCACCTTGGCCTTGCGGATGTAATCCAGCAGTGAGGTCTTGCCGTGGTCGACGTGGCCCATCACCGTCACTACCGGGGCCCGCGGTTCGGGGCTTCCCTCGTGCAGGGACAGCGTCTCCTCCAGTTTTTCTTCCAGCGCGTCGGCACTGATCAGCTTGGGCTTGTGACCCATTTCCTCAACCACCAGGATCGCCGTGTCCTGGTCGATCATCTGGTTGATGGTCGCCATCACGCCGAGCTTCATCAGCTCCTTGATCACTTCACCGGCCTTGACGGACATCTGTTGGGCCAGGCCACCGACCGAGGTCATGTCGGCCAGCTCTACTTCGTACACCTTGCGCTCAGTGGGCATTTCAAATCCATGTTTGGAGTGTTCAGCGTGAGCACTCTTCATCTTCTTGCGCCCGCCGCGACGGCGCATCATGCCGGACTCGGCTGCTTCCAGATCCGACAGGGACAGGTTGTGACCGCGCTGCTTGCCACGGCCGGCACCGGGTCCGCCGCGATCCAACCGGCCCTTGACGGCCTTGCGGCGCTGCTCATCAGTCTGGGTGGGCGCTTCATGCAGGCGCTTGGGACGCTTGGCGACCTCTTTCTCGCGCTCTGCCTTGGCGGCGGTTTCCTCCTTGACGCGTTCCTCTTCGGCCTTGCGGGCTTCGACGGCCGCCTTGCGGGCTGCCGCTTCCTCGGCCTCGCGGGCCATCCGGCGCGCAGCCGCACGTTGCCGCAACACCTCGGGGTCCAGGTCTTTTTCGTCCTCAGGCTCCAACTCGGGCTCAGGTTCGGGTTCCGGCACGGCTTCGGCCACTGCCGCGGCAGCCTCGCGCTCTGCCTCCACCCGGGACGCTTCAGCCGCCGCCGCGGCGGCGTCGGCAGCCTCCTGTTCTTCCGCCTCACGCCGGGCCGCAGCCTCCGCCGCCGCCACGTCCTGCAACTCGGATTGCGCATCCGAGGCATCGCGTTTGACGTAGGTACGTTTTTTGCGCACCTCGACGTTGACTGTTTTCTTGCCCTGGGAACTGGAGGTCCGCAGAGTGCTCAAGGTCTTGCGCTTGAGCGTGATGCGTTTCGGCGCAGCGGTGGATTCACCGTGGCTGCGCTTCAGATACGCCAGCAGTGTCTGCTTGTCCTCTTCCGACACGGCTTCCTCGGCAGACGCGTGGGGCAGGCCCGATTCCTTCATCTGCGTCAGCAGACGTTCAACGGATGCCCCCACGGTTTCTGCGAGTTGCTGTACTGTCACCTGCGCCATGCAATAATCTCCTTAATCCCTTGAAGCCCGGATGCCCTAGTACTGCAACCCGGAAATACTGAAACATGAAAGCGCGTCTTCGCACCCATGGCGGCGTTGCAAGCCTTGCCATGAATGCGAATCCATCACTTTCATCTTGTTCCACTATTTCCGGGTTGCAGTACTAGTGATTCAGCCCCATTCGGGCCTATTCACTTTCCTCGGCAAACCAGGGTGCGCGCGCCGTCATGATCAACTCGCCCGCGCGCTCTTCCGTCATTTCCGGGATATCCATCAAATCTTCCACGCCCAGCTCTGCCAGATCCTCCATGGTGACCACCGCGCGGCTTGCCAGCACATAGGCGAGATGGCGGTCCATGCCCTCCATCTCCAGCAGGTCGGCCGCCGGCTCATTGGCACCGAGCTGCTCCTCCGAGGCAATGGCCTGGGTCAGCAGGGCGTCCTTGGCGCGGGCGCGCAGCTCTTCGGCGATGTCTTCATCGAAGCCTTCGACTGCAGTCATCTCTTCCAGCGGCACGTAGGCCACCTCCTCGAGCGTGGTAAAGCCCTCTTCCACCAGGATCTCGGCGACTTCGTCGTCGATATCCAGCTGTTCCACGAACATCTGGATCACTTCTCCTGATTCCGAATCGTGCTTCTCGGCGGCTTCCTCGATACTCATCACATTGATGGTCCAACCGGTCAGCTCACTGGCCAGGCGCACATTCTGGCCGGAGCGGCCAATGGCCTGGGCGAGGTTGTCCTCGGCCACCGCCACATCCATGGTGCCGCTGTCTTCGTCCACCACGATGGACTCAACCTCGGCGGGCGACATCGCGTTGATCACCAGCTGGGCCGGATTGTCGTCCCACAGCACGATATCCACCCGCTCGTTGTCCAGTTCAT
It contains:
- the rpsO gene encoding 30S ribosomal protein S15, with translation MALLAEKKAEIVKEYQTSEGDTGSPEVQVALLTANIIQLQDHFQAHKHDHHSRRGLIRMVNQRRKLLDYLKRKNMARYADLIKRLGLRR
- the truB gene encoding tRNA pseudouridine(55) synthase TruB, whose product is MARNRRGRPLDGILVLDKPVGMSSNQALQRAKWLYMAAKAGHTGSLDPLATGVLPLCFGEATKFSQYLLDADKAYSSTFVLGETRSTGDAEGEVLASCDASAISEADVATALAAFRGEIEQLPSMYSAIKHEGQPLYKLARKGLEVDRKRRRVTIHRLELRAFRPGARAEVDICMECSKGTYVRSVAEDLGEALACGAHVSALRRTRAGPFTLADSVSMGTLEALKNNEQLAQMDSLLLAADAALGGLPLVRLSESGGFYIRQGQPVLVPNAPHSGMVRVALETGEFLGVGEILDDGRIAPRRLIVTGR
- the rbfA gene encoding 30S ribosome-binding factor RbfA: MAKEYSRTQRVADYLQRELAALIQHEVRDPRVGMVSITSVDVSRDLGYARVYFTRLGSDSAEEAKEASEALNKAAGFLRSQLSRDSNMRSVPQLRFYFDSSVGRGRELEDLIRRAAAADRELGLRDDESGEEN
- the infB gene encoding translation initiation factor IF-2, which gives rise to MAQVTVQQLAETVGASVERLLTQMKESGLPHASAEEAVSEEDKQTLLAYLKRSHGESTAAPKRITLKRKTLSTLRTSSSQGKKTVNVEVRKKRTYVKRDASDAQSELQDVAAAEAAARREAEEQEAADAAAAAAEASRVEAEREAAAAVAEAVPEPEPEPELEPEDEKDLDPEVLRQRAAARRMAREAEEAAARKAAVEARKAEEERVKEETAAKAEREKEVAKRPKRLHEAPTQTDEQRRKAVKGRLDRGGPGAGRGKQRGHNLSLSDLEAAESGMMRRRGGRKKMKSAHAEHSKHGFEMPTERKVYEVELADMTSVGGLAQQMSVKAGEVIKELMKLGVMATINQMIDQDTAILVVEEMGHKPKLISADALEEKLEETLSLHEGSPEPRAPVVTVMGHVDHGKTSLLDYIRKAKVASGEAGGITQHIGAYHVETGHGMISFLDTPGHAAFTAMRARGAKSTDIVILVVAADDGVMPQTEEAVVHARAAKVPLIVAINKMDKEGADPDRVKSELAAKDVIPEDWGGDTQFIPVSAHTGDGIDELLDAILLQAEVLELQAPRDVPAQGIVLESRLDKGRGSVASLLVQNGTLRQGDVVLAGLQYGRVRAMLDENGQPVTEAGPSIPVEILGLDGTPDAGDLFAVVENEKRAREVAVYRQEKTRDSKLQRQQAAKLDNMFESMTAGEKKTLNVVVKADVRGSLEAIQSSLLELGNEEVQVNIVAGGVGGITETDVSLAITSGAVVFGFNVRADNSARRLVENEGVDLRYYNVIYDVIDDVKQALTGMLAPEMREEILGIAEVRDVFRSPKFGLIAGCMVIEGTVYRSRPIRVLRDNVVIYQGELESLRRFKDEASEVRNGMECGIGVKNYNDVKVGDLIEVYEVKEFARSL